In a single window of the Gossypium hirsutum isolate 1008001.06 chromosome D02, Gossypium_hirsutum_v2.1, whole genome shotgun sequence genome:
- the LOC107908466 gene encoding sucrose transport protein SUC3 — protein sequence MAGMSDSVPIRFPYRNLNKELEVEMTDDPHFRIDLNSSPNSPSASSSSPASRVPNGNANLSSPIHAGSKDCSLITLVLSCTVAAGVQFGWALQLSLLTPYIQTLGIEHAFSSFIWLCGPITGLVVQPCVGIWSDKCTSKYGRRRPFILAGALMISLAVIIIGFSADIGYLLGDTKEQCSTFKGTRTRAAFVFVIGFWMLDLANNTVQGPARALLADLSGPDQHNSSNAIFCSWMAVGNILGFSAGASGSWHRWFPFLENRACCEACANLKAAFLVAVVFLLFCAVVTVCFAKEVPLPLPADQPTRLSDSAPLLDGSTQKGFQHSKSKADASIVPNDNRNIAENGYEWVSNSKLANSKDNNSQNEVFSDGPGAVLVNLLMSLRHLPPAMHSVLIVMALSWLSWFPFFLFDTDWMGREVYHGDPKGNASETKLYDQGVREGAFGLLLNSVVLGISSFFIEPMCQRIGPRLVWAMSNYTVFACMGVTAIISLVSVTEYSEGIEHVFGGGGAIKIAALVVFALLGFPLAITYSVPFSVTAELTADSGGGQGLAIGVLNLAIVIPQMIVSLGAGPWDALFGGGNIPAFILASFCALAAGIIATLRLPDLASSFKSSGFHFG from the exons ATGGCGGGAATGAGTGACTCAGTGCCCATCAGGTTCCCCTACAGGAATTTAAACAAGGAATTGGAGGTTGAAATGACCGACGATCCTCATTTTCGGATCGATCTAAATTCCTCTCCGAACTCTCCTTCAGCTTCTTCTTCGTCGCCTGCCTCGAGGGTTCCCAATGGAAACGCTAACTTATCGTCGCCGATCCATGCCGGATCTAAGGATTGTAGCTTGATAACTCTGGTTCTTAGTTGTACGGTCGCCGCCGGGGTTCAGTTTGGTTGGGCTTTACAACTATCGCTATTGACTCCTTACATTCAG ACACTTGGAATAGAGCATgctttttcttcatttatttggCTCTGTGGTCCGATAACTGGTCTTGTG GTTCAACCTTGTGTTGGTATTTGGAGTGATAAATGCACTTCCAAATATGGTAGAAGGCGGCCTTTTATCCTTGCTGGAGCGCTCATGATCTCTCTTGCT GTGATAATAATCGGGTTTTCTGCAGACATTGGATACTTATTAGGTGATACGAAGGAGCAGTGCAG TACATTTAAAGGTACACGAACAAGGGCGGCTTTTGTCTTTGTTATCGGCTTTTGGATGTTGGATCTTGCTAACAATACAGTGCAG GGACCAGCTCGTGCCCTTTTGGCTGATCTATCTG GTCCTGATCAACATAATTCTTCAAATGCTATATTTTGCTCGTGGATGGCTGTTGGAAACATCTTGGGATTTTCAGCTGGTGCTAGTGGGAGTTGGCACAG ATGGTTTCCATTCTTGGAAAACAGAGCTTGCTGTGAAGCCTGTGCCAATTTGAAAGCAGCATTTCTTGTTGCTGta GTCTTTCTCTTGTTTTGTGCTGTTGTGACTGTATGTTTTGCTAAGGAGGTTCCGCTTCCACTGCCAGCAGATCAGCCAACTCGTTTATCAGATTCTGCTCCTCTGTTGGATGGTTCCactcaaaagggctttcaacacTCAAAATCAAAAGCTGATGCATCCATTGTTCCCAATGATAATAGGAACATTGCTGAAAATGGATATGAATGGGTGTCAAATTCCAAGCTTGCCAACTCAAAAGATAACAATTCTCAAAATGAAGTTTTTAGTGATGGGCCTGGAGCCGTACTGGTCAACTTATTGATGAGTTTAAGGCATTTACCACCTGCAATGCACTCGGTGCTTATTGTCATGGCTCTTAGTTGG CTTTCCTGGTTCCCTTTCTTTCTATTTGATACGGACTGGATGGGAAGAGAAGTATATCATGGAGATCCAAAAGGGAATGCTTCTGAAACAAAATTGTATGATCAAGGTGTCAGAGAAGGTGCATTTGGTTTGCTATTAAATTCT GTTGTTCTTGGTATTAGTTCTTTCTTTATTGAACCAATGTGTCAACGGATTGGGCCAAGACTTGTTTGGGCCATGAGCAACTATACAGTTTTTGCCTGTATGGGTGTCACAGCTATCATTAGTTTGGTATCTGTCACAGAATATTCTGAAGGGATTGAACATGTATTTGGAGGAGGTGGAGCAATCAAGATTGCCGCTTTGGTTGTATTTGCTCTTCTTGGGTTTCCTCTAGCG ATCACCTATAGTGTTCCATTTTCCGTTACAGCAGAGTTGACTGCTGACTCTGGTGGTGGTCAAG GATTGGCAATTGGAGTTTTGAACCTTGCAATTGTTATTCCACAG ATGATTGTATCTCTGGGAGCTGGTCCATGGGATGCTCTATTTGGTGGAGGAAATATACCAGCCTTTATTTTGGCTTCATTCTGTGCTCTGGCTGCGGGCATTATTGCAACTCTGAGGCTGCCTGATCTGGCAAGTTCCTTCAAGTCATCTGGTTTTCATTTTGGCTAA